In Candidatus Desulfofervidus auxilii, one genomic interval encodes:
- a CDS encoding polysaccharide deacetylase family protein has protein sequence MKNKLKSLARKTIVPFLFKTNYYHQILEKHGNNAAIILLYHNIDSSWKNGFKKQMQFIKEHMQPISLNKLIDCLIKKKPFPPKSIAITFDDGYESIYHHAYPILDKYQILATIFLVTGYIDTRKTFWWDEFREIINNFSNKWFRENFNTLTHLFPQKVFHHKNFEIETEKYLARLNNRKIAKIIKKLRSELNYIKLEKNNSILSWSQIKEMAKNGIDFGSHTINHYNLTTLSDKEIEEELRVSKQKIEQELKKPVTGFCYPFGKKEHYNQKIKELVIKAGYQYAVTADFGHVSQKSDLFLLKRVPAGNEPLPYFVRNLALALTENSY, from the coding sequence ATGAAAAATAAATTAAAATCTCTAGCCAGAAAAACAATAGTTCCGTTTTTGTTTAAAACAAATTATTATCATCAAATCCTAGAAAAACATGGGAATAATGCAGCTATTATTTTATTATATCATAACATAGATTCATCATGGAAAAATGGCTTCAAAAAACAAATGCAATTTATCAAAGAACATATGCAACCTATTTCATTAAATAAATTAATAGATTGTTTAATTAAAAAGAAGCCTTTCCCCCCTAAATCCATTGCCATTACTTTTGATGATGGCTATGAAAGCATTTATCATCATGCCTATCCTATTTTAGATAAATATCAAATTCTGGCTACAATTTTTTTAGTTACAGGATATATTGATACAAGAAAAACCTTTTGGTGGGATGAATTCCGAGAAATTATAAACAATTTTTCTAACAAATGGTTTAGAGAAAATTTTAATACATTGACACATTTATTCCCCCAAAAAGTATTCCATCATAAAAATTTTGAAATAGAAACAGAAAAATACTTAGCTAGACTTAATAATAGAAAAATTGCTAAAATAATTAAAAAACTTCGCTCTGAATTAAATTATATTAAACTTGAAAAAAATAATTCTATTCTTTCTTGGTCACAAATAAAAGAAATGGCCAAAAATGGCATAGATTTTGGCTCCCACACCATAAATCATTATAATCTGACTACCCTTTCAGACAAAGAAATAGAAGAGGAATTAAGAGTCTCAAAACAAAAAATTGAACAGGAATTAAAAAAACCTGTCACAGGATTTTGTTATCCTTTTGGCAAAAAAGAACATTATAACCAAAAAATAAAAGAACTAGTCATAAAAGCAGGTTATCAATATGCTGTAACCGCCGATTTTGGACATGTAAGCCAAAAATCTGACTTATTTTTACTAAAAAGAGTCCCTGCGGGCAATGAGCCCCTACCCTATTTTGTCCGAAACCTTGCCCTTGCCCTCACCGAAAACAGCTATTAA
- a CDS encoding type II toxin-antitoxin system Phd/YefM family antitoxin has product MKITTVSIAEGKKNFSRLMEDAFERKKEIIVTKRGRPVAVIIPYEKYEYSKRIEGYRKIMEAREILLKTGILADDIFEQSRKELEKEF; this is encoded by the coding sequence ATGAAAATCACAACTGTTAGTATTGCTGAAGGGAAAAAAAATTTTAGCCGTTTAATGGAAGATGCCTTTGAAAGGAAGAAAGAAATAATTGTGACAAAGAGGGGTAGGCCTGTAGCAGTAATCATTCCTTATGAGAAATATGAATATTCTAAACGAATAGAGGGCTATAGAAAAATTATGGAAGCAAGGGAAATCTTATTAAAAACAGGCATCTTGGCTGATGATATTTTTGAACAATCTAGAAAAGAATTGGAGAAAGAATTTTGA
- a CDS encoding type II toxin-antitoxin system VapC family toxin — protein MKRLVIDASVVLKWYLTDEEYGEKALNLLSKYISNELDFLAPSLLEYEVVNGLIIAQKRGRIKEEKILLAIDGFMDLNIKLKDLSQLYPRVLYYCKIYNRSVYDASYLAVAEREGIAMITGDKRLYNAVKKDLKWVKWLGDT, from the coding sequence TTGAAACGATTGGTTATAGATGCAAGTGTTGTCCTCAAATGGTATCTTACAGATGAAGAGTATGGCGAAAAGGCGTTAAATTTATTGAGTAAATATATATCAAATGAATTAGATTTTCTTGCTCCATCATTATTAGAGTATGAAGTGGTTAATGGTCTAATAATCGCTCAAAAAAGAGGAAGAATTAAAGAAGAGAAAATTCTTTTAGCTATAGATGGATTTATGGACTTAAACATTAAATTGAAAGACCTCTCACAGCTTTACCCTAGGGTACTATACTACTGTAAAATTTATAATCGCTCTGTATATGACGCTAGCTACTTAGCTGTGGCAGAGAGAGAAGGTATAGCTATGATTACAGGCGACAAAAGGTTATACAATGCCGTTAAAAAAGACCTCAAGTGGGTAAAATGGCTTGGAGACACTTAA
- a CDS encoding four helix bundle protein, giving the protein MEKGKYGQIKHFTDIEAWKLGREIRKSIYTLVKTLPNEEKYNLNSQMRRAAISTTANIAEGYGRYHYQENIQFCRQSRGSMYEMQDHLITCLDEGYITKEDYDRMYSLTKNAIRAINGYIKLLQRQQQAERERETENRK; this is encoded by the coding sequence ATGGAAAAAGGAAAATATGGCCAGATCAAACATTTTACTGATATAGAAGCGTGGAAGCTAGGACGAGAGATAAGGAAAAGTATTTATACATTAGTTAAAACCTTACCAAATGAAGAAAAGTATAATCTTAATTCTCAAATGAGAAGAGCGGCAATCTCTACCACAGCTAATATTGCTGAAGGATATGGAAGATATCATTATCAAGAGAATATTCAATTCTGCCGGCAAAGCAGAGGGTCTATGTATGAAATGCAAGATCATTTAATTACGTGCCTAGATGAAGGTTATATTACCAAAGAGGATTATGATAGAATGTATTCTTTGACAAAAAATGCTATCAGAGCAATTAATGGATATATTAAGCTACTTCAAAGACAACAACAGGCGGAGAGGGAAAGGGAAACAGAAAATAGAAAATAG
- a CDS encoding glycosyltransferase family 2 protein — translation MAGKVSVIIPAYNAEKFIGEAIESVLNQTYKNIEIIVVDDGSKDNTYQVVKQNFGNQVKLIRKKNGGVSSARNMGVKNAEGEFIAYLDADDYWLPQKLEIQLRCFEKFPECGLCYTDAYINGKKTRGVNYPIFKDHSWSYKDIFESSTTMDFTINNSLKEIKVYYGYIFDYLIYNGMILPSTAVVKKSIINKWQISWDENNNLAEDSDYFLRLSKITNVIYIDYPLAYYRDINLLNRLASNKNIPKRIKLFKEVIIKHVISDQEYYQKKKNWVDYCIARLLKRLGYYYISEIEPRTAIQPLIESLKFYKKDPSVYFLLFCCFLPKPLLSLLGKIKRKLTKYD, via the coding sequence ATGGCAGGAAAAGTAAGTGTTATAATCCCAGCATATAATGCAGAAAAATTTATTGGAGAAGCTATAGAAAGTGTATTAAATCAAACATATAAAAATATAGAAATTATCGTAGTTGATGATGGCTCAAAAGATAATACTTATCAAGTGGTAAAACAAAATTTTGGAAATCAAGTAAAATTAATAAGAAAAAAAAATGGTGGCGTTTCATCTGCTAGGAATATGGGAGTTAAAAATGCAGAAGGAGAATTTATAGCATATTTGGATGCTGACGATTATTGGTTACCTCAAAAATTAGAAATTCAATTGAGATGTTTTGAAAAATTTCCAGAATGTGGATTATGCTATACAGATGCATACATAAATGGGAAAAAAACAAGAGGAGTAAACTATCCAATATTTAAAGATCATTCATGGTCTTATAAAGATATATTTGAAAGCTCAACTACAATGGATTTTACAATAAATAATTCTTTAAAAGAAATCAAAGTATATTATGGTTATATATTTGACTATTTAATCTATAATGGCATGATATTACCTTCAACAGCAGTGGTTAAAAAATCAATCATCAACAAGTGGCAAATAAGTTGGGATGAAAATAATAATTTGGCAGAAGATTCAGATTATTTCTTACGTCTTTCAAAAATCACCAATGTGATTTATATAGATTATCCATTAGCTTACTACCGAGATATCAATTTATTAAATCGACTAGCTTCAAACAAAAATATCCCAAAAAGAATTAAATTATTTAAAGAGGTTATAATAAAACATGTTATTTCTGACCAAGAGTATTATCAAAAAAAGAAAAATTGGGTAGATTATTGTATTGCAAGATTACTTAAAAGGTTAGGTTATTACTATATTTCTGAAATTGAACCTAGGACAGCAATTCAGCCATTAATTGAGTCTTTAAAATTTTACAAAAAAGATCCATCTGTTTATTTCCTTCTTTTTTGTTGTTTTTTACCCAAGCCATTGTTAAGTCTACTAGGGAAAATCAAGCGAAAGCTTACAAAATATGATTAG
- a CDS encoding glycosyltransferase — protein sequence MIRVLHTIETHGPGGAESVILTIASKLDHYNFESFGFFIKNGWIVDNFKRKNIQVRVSQNKYYLDVPLLKDLIMYIIKHKINIIHSHEFTMSFYSTLVAKITNIKCVTTIHGNKDYIMEKMTRKLIMKFIAYNSYIVTVSNELKNWLHKTIKIPENKIKLIFNGVDTKKFNNDESKKLLYKKSLCDELKITDKSIIISNVARLYEVKGHKYLIDAASLVLKKYPDVHFMIAGDGPEKHKIQKMIKERKISKNFHLLGERSDIPKILSASDIYVLSSLSEGLSLSILEAMACGLPIIATDVGENSKLIFKNENGYLVPPQNPIALANKIKYLIKNKEKRKNFGIKSRTIVEKKFNQDIMVNKYAELYKKLSY from the coding sequence ATGATTAGAGTGTTACATACAATCGAGACGCACGGGCCTGGTGGGGCAGAATCTGTGATTCTTACAATTGCCTCAAAACTTGACCATTACAATTTTGAATCATTTGGTTTTTTTATAAAAAATGGGTGGATAGTAGATAATTTTAAAAGAAAAAACATACAGGTAAGAGTTTCCCAAAATAAATATTATCTAGATGTTCCCCTGCTAAAAGATTTAATAATGTATATCATAAAACATAAAATAAATATAATACATTCTCATGAATTTACAATGAGCTTTTACTCTACATTAGTAGCTAAAATAACTAATATAAAATGTGTAACAACAATACATGGAAATAAAGATTATATCATGGAAAAGATGACAAGGAAATTAATAATGAAATTTATTGCATACAATTCTTACATAGTTACCGTTTCTAATGAACTTAAAAATTGGCTTCATAAAACTATTAAGATACCTGAGAATAAGATAAAGTTAATATTCAATGGAGTAGATACAAAAAAATTTAATAATGATGAGTCTAAAAAACTGTTATACAAAAAATCTCTTTGTGATGAATTAAAGATCACTGATAAAAGCATTATTATCAGTAACGTTGCACGTTTATATGAGGTAAAAGGTCATAAATATTTAATTGATGCAGCTTCCTTGGTGTTAAAAAAGTATCCAGACGTTCATTTTATGATAGCAGGAGATGGACCGGAAAAACATAAAATTCAAAAAATGATTAAAGAAAGAAAAATATCCAAAAATTTTCACCTATTAGGAGAAAGAAGTGATATTCCTAAAATTTTATCAGCTTCCGATATTTACGTCTTATCTTCACTATCAGAGGGATTATCTCTTTCAATACTGGAAGCAATGGCCTGTGGGCTTCCAATTATAGCTACTGATGTAGGCGAAAACTCAAAACTTATCTTTAAAAATGAAAATGGCTACTTAGTTCCACCTCAAAATCCGATAGCTTTAGCAAATAAAATTAAATATCTTATAAAAAATAAAGAAAAAAGAAAAAATTTTGGAATAAAAAGTAGAACAATTGTGGAAAAAAAATTTAATCAAGATATCATGGTTAATAAATATGCAGAATTGTATAAAAAACTTAGCTATTAA